Genomic DNA from Roseburia intestinalis L1-82:
ACCATCTGTGATCGCACAGCTCGTCAATCTTCTTTACAATCTGGTGGATCGTATTTATATCGGTCATATCCCGGAAAACGGGGGCGTGGCACTGACCGGTCTTGGACTCTGCTTCCCGATTCTGATGATTGTCACGGCATTTTCCGGTCTGATCGGGTATGGCGGGGCGCCGCGTGTTGCTATTTTCATGGGAAAAGGCAAAAATGATGAGGCGGAGGAGATACTCGGCAACTGTACCATGGCATTGATCGTGATCGCATTGATTTTAGTTGTGGTACTGCAGTTTGCAGCGGAGCCGCTTCTGATGCTGTTTGGTGCAAGTGACAATACGCTGCCGTATGCACTTTCTTATCTGAACATTTACGGAAAAGGGACTTTGTTTGTCATGCTTACGATGGGATTAAATTCCTTTATCAATACACAGGGATTTTCCAAAGTCGGTATGAAAACGGTTCTGATCGGGGCAGTCTGCAATATCATTTTAGATCCGGTCTTTATTTTCGTATTTGGCATGGGTGTGCAGGGAGCCGCGCTTGCAACGGTGATCTCACAGGCAATTTCAGCGGTATGGGTCATCCTTTTTCTGACGGGAAAACAGACAAAGCTGAAAATAAAGACAAAGTATTTTAAGCCGAAAGCCTCCGTACTTTTGCCGGTATGTGCACTTGGTGTATCGCCTTTTATCATGAATGCGACGGAGAGCGCAATCAATATTGCATTTAACGCATCTTTATCACGCTACGGCGGTGATGTGGCGGTCGGAGCCATGACGATCTTAAGCAGTATTA
This window encodes:
- a CDS encoding MATE family efflux transporter produces the protein MKQSKNEINLGEGSVGRLLLTLAVPSVIAQLVNLLYNLVDRIYIGHIPENGGVALTGLGLCFPILMIVTAFSGLIGYGGAPRVAIFMGKGKNDEAEEILGNCTMALIVIALILVVVLQFAAEPLLMLFGASDNTLPYALSYLNIYGKGTLFVMLTMGLNSFINTQGFSKVGMKTVLIGAVCNIILDPVFIFVFGMGVQGAALATVISQAISAVWVILFLTGKQTKLKIKTKYFKPKASVLLPVCALGVSPFIMNATESAINIAFNASLSRYGGDVAVGAMTILSSIMQLQFMPVQGIAQGAQPIMSFNYGAKKMDRVKKAYRLLMICSFTYTMIFCLAVEIAPGFFVHLFNSSSQELFEMTKWALRIYMAATGVFGIQLAVQQVFMALGQAKISLFIACLRKIILLIPLIYILPHFFVDKVFAVFLAEPVSDFISVTVAATLFFLNIKKILKEGEV